One stretch of Pseudomonas fluorescens Q2-87 DNA includes these proteins:
- the elbB gene encoding isoprenoid biosynthesis glyoxalase ElbB: MSKKVAVILSGCGVYDGAEVQESVITLLRLDQRGAQVQCFAPNIAQLHVINHLTGEEMPESRNVLVESARIARGNVKDLREARVEDFDALIVPGGFGSAKNLSNFAVEGAGCTVQPEVLALTEAFAEAGKPVGLMCISPALAAKIYGPGVTCTIGTDSDTAAAVTKMGGTHQDCAVSDIVEDTARKLVSTPAYMLAQHISEAASGINKLVDRVLELTHENDA, encoded by the coding sequence ATGAGCAAAAAAGTTGCAGTGATCCTTTCCGGCTGTGGCGTGTATGACGGCGCAGAAGTCCAAGAAAGCGTGATCACCTTGCTGCGTCTCGACCAGCGTGGCGCACAGGTGCAATGTTTCGCCCCCAACATTGCCCAACTGCACGTAATCAATCACCTGACCGGTGAAGAAATGCCCGAAAGCCGCAACGTTCTGGTGGAGTCGGCGCGGATCGCCCGGGGCAACGTGAAGGATTTGCGTGAAGCCAGGGTCGAGGATTTCGATGCCCTGATCGTACCGGGTGGTTTCGGCTCGGCGAAAAACCTCTCCAACTTCGCCGTCGAAGGCGCCGGCTGCACGGTCCAGCCAGAGGTCCTGGCGCTGACCGAAGCCTTTGCCGAAGCCGGCAAGCCAGTGGGCCTGATGTGCATTTCCCCGGCCCTGGCGGCAAAGATCTATGGCCCAGGGGTGACCTGCACCATTGGCACCGACAGCGATACGGCAGCCGCCGTGACCAAGATGGGCGGCACTCACCAGGACTGCGCCGTGAGCGACATCGTCGAAGACACCGCGCGCAAACTGGTCAGCACCCCGGCCTATATGCTGGCGCAGCACATCAGCGAAGCGGCTTCGGGCATCAATAAGCTGGTGGATCGGGTGTTGGAACTGACGCACGAGAACGACGCCTGA
- a CDS encoding COG3014 family protein gives MASRAAFLVALSASTLLSGCSAFRNYDSELAQTNQQLAAGNVDAALTLLEKNNTSKDKDLLYYFEKGELLRAKGDLSGSQTAWTSADVQVGQWEDAVKLDTAKYLAQFGSFLVNDKVRRYEGYDYEKVMLTTQMALNLLAVNDFDGARTQIKKTHEREAVIADLRDKEYLKREEEAEQQGVKTEYKDLKGYPVASLDAPEVVSLKNSYQSAFSHYLAGFVYEALGEKDLAAPGYRKAAELRPNTPLLEQALLNLDKPAAKNDDSDILIVVQSGLAPSRDSIRIPLPLPISGNLVITPLSFPIIKPDTSTATFAQIGVDGRQMDLTQLNSTTAMSRRALRDDMPGIILRTTVRAVTRGVAQKQINDTNPLAGLAVGLTSAVLEGADTRTWRTLPDYTQVVRLRLKKGEHQVTLPSAVGGSVVKVTVDQRYQVISLRTVGNQVFTGGLAAQVILTANPTAVATLKP, from the coding sequence ATGGCCTCCCGTGCCGCTTTTTTGGTCGCCCTCAGTGCGAGCACTTTGTTGTCCGGCTGTTCGGCCTTTCGCAACTACGACAGCGAATTGGCCCAGACCAACCAGCAACTGGCTGCCGGCAACGTCGACGCCGCGCTGACCCTGTTGGAAAAGAACAACACCAGCAAGGACAAAGACCTGCTGTATTACTTCGAGAAGGGTGAACTGCTCCGCGCCAAGGGCGACCTCTCCGGCAGCCAGACGGCCTGGACCAGCGCTGACGTGCAAGTGGGCCAATGGGAAGACGCGGTCAAGCTCGACACGGCCAAATACCTCGCGCAGTTCGGCAGCTTCCTGGTCAACGATAAGGTCCGCCGCTACGAAGGCTATGACTACGAAAAGGTCATGCTGACCACGCAAATGGCCCTGAATCTGCTGGCCGTGAACGACTTCGACGGCGCACGGACCCAGATCAAAAAGACCCACGAGCGCGAAGCTGTAATCGCCGACCTGCGGGACAAGGAATACCTCAAGCGCGAGGAAGAAGCCGAGCAGCAAGGGGTCAAGACCGAATACAAGGACCTCAAGGGCTATCCGGTAGCCAGCCTCGACGCTCCGGAAGTGGTCAGCCTCAAGAACAGTTACCAGAGTGCGTTCAGCCATTACCTGGCCGGCTTCGTCTATGAAGCCCTGGGCGAAAAAGACCTGGCTGCACCGGGTTATCGCAAGGCGGCCGAACTGCGCCCCAACACCCCGTTGCTGGAGCAGGCACTGCTCAACCTGGACAAACCTGCCGCCAAGAATGATGACAGCGACATCCTGATCGTGGTGCAGAGCGGCCTGGCGCCGTCCCGGGACTCGATCCGCATCCCCCTGCCCTTGCCCATCAGCGGCAACCTGGTCATCACGCCGTTGTCGTTCCCGATTATCAAGCCTGACACCTCTACCGCCACGTTTGCCCAGATCGGGGTGGACGGTCGTCAGATGGACCTGACCCAGCTCAACAGCACCACCGCCATGTCCCGCCGCGCCCTGCGCGACGACATGCCCGGCATCATCCTGCGCACCACCGTGCGCGCGGTCACCCGTGGCGTGGCGCAGAAACAGATCAACGACACCAATCCATTGGCCGGCCTCGCCGTGGGCCTCACCTCGGCCGTGCTTGAAGGTGCCGACACCCGCACCTGGCGCACCCTGCCCGACTACACCCAAGTGGTGCGCCTGCGCCTGAAGAAAGGCGAGCACCAGGTCACCCTGCCAAGCGCAGTGGGCGGCTCGGTGGTCAAGGTCACCGTCGATCAGCGCTACCAAGTCATCAGCCTGCGGACGGTGGGTAATCAGGTCTTCACCGGTGGCCTGGCCGCCCAGGTGATCCTGACCGCCAACCCGACCGCCGTCGCCACCCTCAAACCTTAA
- a CDS encoding DedA family protein — protein sequence MLQQFLHDFGYLALFIGTFFEGETILVLAGFLAFRGYMDINLVVVVAFCGSYAGDQLWYFLGRKHGRKLLARKPRWQLMGDRALEHIRRHPDIWVLSFRFVYGLRTVMPVAIGLSGYPPGRYLLLNGIGAAVWATALAAAAYHFGAVLEGMLGSIKKYELWVLGALLLLGLVLWLRRRIKNARLARKILEAERLEQASSSESRTPTE from the coding sequence ATGCTCCAACAATTTCTGCATGACTTCGGCTACTTGGCCCTGTTTATCGGCACGTTCTTCGAAGGCGAAACCATCCTCGTGCTCGCAGGCTTCCTGGCGTTCCGTGGTTACATGGACATCAATCTCGTGGTGGTCGTAGCGTTCTGCGGCAGCTACGCGGGCGATCAGCTGTGGTATTTCCTGGGACGCAAGCACGGGCGCAAGCTGCTGGCGCGCAAGCCGCGCTGGCAATTGATGGGCGATCGCGCGCTGGAACATATCCGCCGGCACCCGGACATCTGGGTTTTGAGCTTCCGCTTCGTCTATGGCCTGCGCACGGTCATGCCGGTGGCGATCGGCCTGTCCGGCTATCCGCCGGGCCGCTATCTGTTGCTCAATGGCATCGGTGCGGCAGTGTGGGCCACGGCGCTGGCGGCCGCGGCGTACCACTTCGGCGCGGTGCTCGAAGGCATGCTGGGCAGCATCAAGAAATACGAACTCTGGGTACTCGGCGCCCTGCTGTTGCTGGGTTTGGTCTTGTGGCTGCGCCGACGCATCAAGAACGCACGCCTGGCCAGGAAAATCCTCGAAGCGGAGCGGCTGGAACAGGCCAGCTCCAGCGAATCTAGGACGCCAACCGAGTGA
- the ppk1 gene encoding polyphosphate kinase 1, with translation MNTEGLSEVAVKDAQPVIEQIAETPPELEPTPPVVNEPAPAPAIAIPNLDDSSLYIHRELSQLQFNIRVLEQALDESYPLLERLKFLLIFSSNLDEFFEIRVAGLKKQITFAREQAGADGLQPHQALARISDLVHGHVDRQYAILNDILLPELEKHQVRFIRRRNWNTKIKTWVRRYFRDEIAPIITPIGLDPTHPFPLLVNKSLNFIVELEGIDAFGRDSGLAIIPAPRLLPRIIRVPEDVGGPGDNYVFLSSMIHAHADDLFQGMKVKGCYQFRLTRNADLSVDTEDVEDLARALRGELFSRRYGDAVRLEVADTCPKHLSDYLLKQFNLHETELYQVNGPVNLTRLFSITGLDSHPELQYLPFTPQIPKLLQNSENIFSVISKQDILLLHPFESFTPVVDLLRQAAKDPHVLAVRQTLYRSGANSEIVDALVDAARNGKEVTAVIELRARFDEESNLQLASRLQAAGAVVIYGVVGFKTHAKMMLILRREAGEIVRYAHLGTGNYHAANARLYTDYSLLTSDDALCEDVGKLFSQLIGMGKTLRMKKLLHAPFTLKKGMLDMITRETQFALDGKPAHIIAKFNSLTDPKIIRALYKASQSGVRIDLVVRGMCCLRPGIPGVSHNIHVRSIIGRFLEHTRVFYFLNGGEEQMFLSSADWMERNLDKRVETCFPVEGKKLILRVKKELESYLTDNTHSWSLQSDGRYIRNTPTGNQNPRSAQATLLERLSSPVLAVR, from the coding sequence ATGAATACCGAAGGACTCTCTGAAGTTGCAGTAAAAGACGCTCAACCCGTAATCGAGCAAATTGCCGAAACGCCGCCGGAGCTGGAGCCTACTCCCCCGGTCGTCAACGAGCCTGCGCCGGCTCCGGCGATTGCCATTCCGAACCTGGATGACAGCAGCCTGTACATCCATCGTGAGCTGTCGCAACTGCAGTTCAACATCCGCGTGCTGGAGCAGGCGCTGGACGAGTCCTATCCGTTGCTGGAACGCTTGAAGTTCCTGTTGATCTTTTCCAGCAACCTGGACGAGTTCTTCGAGATTCGTGTCGCCGGCCTGAAGAAGCAGATCACCTTTGCCCGTGAACAGGCCGGTGCCGACGGCCTGCAACCGCACCAGGCCCTGGCGCGCATCAGTGACCTGGTCCACGGCCATGTCGACCGCCAGTACGCGATCCTCAACGACATATTGTTGCCGGAGCTGGAAAAACATCAGGTCCGCTTCATCCGTCGTCGCAACTGGAACACCAAGATCAAGACCTGGGTGCGTCGCTATTTTCGCGATGAGATCGCGCCGATCATCACCCCGATCGGTCTCGACCCTACGCACCCGTTCCCGCTGTTGGTCAACAAGAGCCTGAACTTCATCGTCGAGCTGGAAGGCATCGACGCCTTCGGTCGCGATTCGGGGTTGGCGATCATCCCGGCGCCGCGCTTGCTGCCGCGCATCATCCGCGTGCCGGAAGATGTCGGTGGTCCGGGCGACAACTACGTCTTCCTGTCGTCGATGATCCATGCCCATGCCGATGACCTGTTCCAGGGCATGAAGGTCAAGGGTTGCTATCAGTTCCGCCTGACGCGTAACGCCGACCTCTCGGTGGACACCGAGGACGTCGAAGACCTGGCCCGCGCCTTGCGCGGCGAGCTGTTCTCACGTCGCTACGGCGATGCGGTGCGCCTGGAAGTGGCCGATACCTGCCCGAAACATCTGTCCGATTACCTGCTCAAGCAGTTCAACCTGCATGAGACCGAGCTGTATCAGGTCAACGGTCCGGTCAACCTGACTCGCCTGTTCAGCATCACCGGCCTGGACAGCCATCCGGAGCTGCAATACCTGCCGTTCACGCCGCAGATCCCGAAACTGCTGCAAAACAGCGAGAACATCTTCAGCGTGATCAGCAAGCAGGACATCCTGCTGTTGCACCCGTTCGAGTCGTTCACGCCGGTGGTCGACCTGCTGCGCCAGGCCGCCAAGGACCCCCATGTGTTGGCGGTGCGCCAGACCTTGTACCGCAGCGGTGCCAATTCGGAAATCGTCGATGCCCTGGTGGACGCGGCGCGCAACGGCAAGGAAGTCACAGCGGTGATTGAATTGCGGGCGCGCTTTGATGAAGAGTCCAACCTGCAACTGGCCAGCCGTCTGCAAGCGGCCGGTGCGGTGGTGATCTACGGCGTGGTCGGCTTCAAGACCCACGCCAAGATGATGCTCATCCTGCGGCGCGAAGCCGGTGAAATCGTGCGTTACGCCCACCTGGGCACCGGCAACTATCACGCTGCCAACGCCCGCCTGTACACCGACTACAGCCTGCTGACTTCCGATGATGCCTTGTGCGAAGACGTCGGCAAGCTGTTCAGCCAGTTGATCGGCATGGGCAAGACCCTGCGCATGAAAAAACTGCTGCACGCGCCGTTCACCCTGAAGAAGGGCATGCTCGACATGATCACCCGGGAGACGCAGTTCGCCCTGGACGGCAAGCCGGCCCACATCATCGCCAAGTTCAACTCGCTGACCGACCCGAAGATCATCCGTGCGTTGTACAAGGCCAGCCAGTCGGGCGTGCGCATTGACCTGGTGGTGCGTGGCATGTGCTGCCTGCGGCCGGGCATCCCCGGGGTCTCCCATAACATCCACGTCCGCTCGATCATCGGGCGCTTCCTGGAGCATACGCGGGTGTTCTACTTCCTCAACGGCGGTGAGGAGCAGATGTTTTTGTCCAGCGCGGATTGGATGGAGCGCAACCTCGACAAGCGGGTCGAGACCTGCTTCCCGGTGGAAGGCAAAAAGCTGATCCTGCGGGTCAAGAAGGAGTTGGAGAGCTACCTCACCGACAACACCCACAGCTGGAGCCTGCAGTCCGACGGTCGCTACATCCGCAACACGCCGACCGGCAACCAGAACCCGCGCAGCGCCCAGGCAACCTTGCTGGAGCGCCTGAGCAGCCCGGTGTTGGCGGTTCGTTAA
- the hemB gene encoding porphobilinogen synthase yields MSFTPANRLFPATRLRRNRRDEFSRRLVRENVLTTDDLILPVFVLDGENRREAVASMPGVERLTIDLLLKEAAHWVELGIPALALFPVTPPALKSLDAAEAWNPEGIAQRATRALRARFPELGVITDVALDPFTTHGQDGILDEEGYVQNDITVDALVRQALSHAEAGAQVVAPSDMMDGRIQAIREALEVAGHVNVRIMAYSAKYASAYYGPFRDAVGSALNLGKANKASYQMDPANSHEALHEVAADLSEGADMVMVKPGMPYLDILCRVKEEFKVPTFVYQVSGEYAMHMAAIQNGWLGEGVILESLTAFKRAGADGILTYFAVRAAQLLREQK; encoded by the coding sequence GTGAGCTTTACCCCCGCCAATCGTCTGTTCCCTGCCACCCGCCTGCGTCGCAACCGCCGTGATGAGTTCTCGCGTCGGCTGGTGCGTGAAAACGTGCTGACCACCGATGACCTGATCCTGCCGGTGTTCGTGCTGGACGGCGAGAACCGTCGCGAAGCCGTGGCATCGATGCCCGGGGTGGAGCGGCTGACCATCGACCTGCTGCTCAAAGAAGCCGCTCATTGGGTCGAGCTGGGCATACCTGCTCTGGCGCTGTTCCCGGTCACGCCGCCGGCACTCAAGTCCCTGGACGCCGCCGAAGCCTGGAACCCGGAGGGCATCGCCCAGCGCGCGACCCGCGCACTGCGCGCGCGCTTTCCGGAACTGGGGGTGATCACCGACGTGGCGCTGGACCCGTTCACCACCCACGGCCAGGACGGCATTCTCGATGAAGAAGGCTACGTGCAGAACGACATTACCGTCGACGCGCTGGTCAGGCAGGCGCTGTCCCACGCCGAGGCTGGTGCCCAGGTAGTGGCGCCGTCGGACATGATGGACGGTCGTATCCAGGCCATCCGCGAAGCCCTTGAAGTGGCCGGCCACGTCAACGTGCGGATCATGGCCTACTCGGCAAAATACGCCAGCGCCTATTACGGCCCGTTCCGCGATGCGGTCGGTTCGGCCCTGAACCTGGGCAAGGCCAACAAGGCCTCTTATCAGATGGACCCGGCCAACAGCCACGAAGCCTTGCACGAAGTGGCGGCTGACTTGTCAGAAGGGGCAGACATGGTCATGGTCAAGCCGGGCATGCCCTACCTCGACATCCTTTGCCGGGTCAAAGAAGAATTCAAAGTGCCGACCTTCGTTTATCAGGTCAGCGGAGAGTACGCCATGCACATGGCAGCCATCCAGAACGGCTGGTTGGGCGAAGGGGTGATCCTGGAGTCCTTGACCGCTTTCAAACGCGCGGGCGCTGATGGCATCCTGACTTACTTCGCCGTGCGCGCCGCCCAACTGCTACGAGAGCAGAAATAG
- a CDS encoding YaiI/YqxD family protein yields MRVWIDADACPKAAKELVVKFALKRQFEVVLVAGQPQIKPGLACVKLIVVPSGPDAADDYLVEHAVPGELVICSDVPLADRLVKKGVAALDPRGKEFDAQNMGDRLAVRNLFTDLREQGHMGGGPAAYSERDKQGFANALDRILTRLARAS; encoded by the coding sequence ATGCGCGTATGGATCGACGCCGACGCCTGCCCCAAGGCAGCCAAGGAGTTGGTGGTCAAGTTCGCCCTGAAGCGTCAGTTTGAAGTGGTGCTGGTGGCCGGCCAGCCGCAGATCAAGCCGGGCCTGGCCTGCGTGAAGCTGATCGTGGTGCCTAGCGGCCCTGACGCGGCGGACGATTACCTGGTGGAACACGCCGTGCCCGGTGAGCTGGTGATTTGCAGCGACGTGCCCTTGGCCGACCGATTGGTGAAGAAGGGCGTCGCCGCCCTGGATCCACGGGGCAAGGAGTTCGATGCGCAGAACATGGGCGATCGACTGGCGGTGCGCAACCTCTTCACTGACTTGCGTGAGCAAGGCCATATGGGCGGCGGCCCGGCGGCGTACAGCGAGCGGGACAAGCAAGGGTTTGCCAATGCGTTGGATCGGATACTGACACGTTTGGCCCGAGCCTCTTAA
- a CDS encoding cytochrome c/FTR1 family iron permease encodes MTAPLRFLAWLAVPLLALCSNPLLANTVEGASQALHLLDYIGADYPTTVETGKIINDSEYREQLEFVQVLEGLIAELPAKPEKAELSQGITALRSAITQRQDAGDVSRLARQLGARLAVAYEVSQAPVITPDPARGAPLYAQNCSVCHGANGAGDGPAGVGLEPPPSNLRDGRRLDHLSLYAIYNTLGMGIEGTDMPAFADQLDDRQRWDLAIYIASFSADPAAAKSEQIYNLADLARQTPAEVLAAQGPAAAATFRAQRAQPPQVQRGPAQLLDYTAATLDKSIAAYRAGDHDQAYDLSVAAYLEGFELVESSLDNVDANVRKDTEKALMAYRQSLQDGLTVAQAEQRLDAAKAKLKESAGLLGGDGLSWSLSYISGLLILLREGLEAILVLAAILAFLRNTGQQSAVRSVNFGWGLALLAGLATWGLAAYVIDVSGAQRELLEGATALFASVMVLWLGVWMHDRRHAAAWQDYIKSSLVGGGGRFGFAILAFFSVYRELFEVILFYETLWLQAGPAGHNAVLAGGATALVLLVGLAWVILRGSAKLPLALFFSINAALLCALSVVFAGHGVKALQEAGIFGTRPVAFFDFDWLGIHADAYSLSAQMVAILAIVVLYGRSWVVEKRRVQVS; translated from the coding sequence ATGACTGCCCCGCTCCGTTTTCTGGCCTGGCTTGCAGTGCCGCTGCTCGCGCTGTGCAGCAATCCTCTGCTGGCCAACACTGTCGAGGGCGCCTCCCAAGCGCTGCATCTGCTGGATTACATCGGGGCGGATTATCCGACAACGGTCGAAACGGGCAAGATCATTAATGATTCCGAATATCGCGAACAGCTCGAGTTCGTCCAAGTGCTGGAAGGCTTGATTGCCGAGCTGCCGGCCAAGCCGGAAAAGGCTGAGCTGAGCCAAGGCATCACCGCACTGCGCAGTGCCATCACCCAGCGGCAAGATGCTGGGGACGTTTCCCGCCTCGCACGCCAGTTGGGCGCAAGATTGGCGGTGGCGTATGAAGTCAGCCAGGCACCGGTCATCACACCGGATCCGGCCCGAGGGGCGCCGCTGTATGCCCAGAACTGCTCGGTGTGCCACGGCGCCAACGGTGCCGGTGATGGCCCCGCCGGTGTTGGCCTGGAGCCGCCGCCGTCCAACCTGCGGGACGGCCGGCGCCTGGATCACCTGAGTCTCTATGCGATTTACAACACCCTCGGCATGGGCATCGAAGGCACCGACATGCCAGCTTTCGCCGATCAGCTCGATGACCGGCAACGCTGGGACCTGGCGATCTACATTGCCAGCTTCAGCGCCGACCCGGCCGCTGCCAAAAGCGAGCAGATCTACAACCTCGCCGACCTCGCGCGCCAGACCCCGGCTGAAGTCCTCGCTGCGCAAGGCCCGGCGGCGGCCGCTACTTTCCGTGCCCAGCGGGCCCAGCCGCCACAGGTGCAGCGTGGCCCGGCTCAGTTGCTCGACTACACGGCCGCTACCCTGGACAAAAGCATCGCGGCGTATCGCGCCGGTGACCATGACCAGGCCTATGACCTGTCGGTGGCGGCGTATCTGGAGGGCTTCGAGCTGGTGGAAAGCTCCCTGGACAACGTCGACGCCAACGTACGCAAGGACACCGAAAAGGCCCTGATGGCCTATCGTCAGTCCCTGCAGGACGGCTTGACGGTCGCCCAGGCCGAACAACGCCTGGACGCGGCCAAAGCCAAGTTGAAGGAATCTGCCGGCCTGCTGGGTGGCGATGGCCTGAGCTGGTCGCTGAGCTACATTTCTGGCTTGCTGATCCTGCTGCGCGAAGGGCTGGAAGCAATCCTGGTCCTGGCGGCGATCCTGGCGTTCCTGCGCAACACCGGCCAGCAATCGGCGGTGCGCAGTGTCAACTTCGGTTGGGGCCTGGCGCTATTGGCCGGGCTGGCGACCTGGGGATTGGCGGCCTATGTGATCGATGTCAGCGGTGCCCAGCGCGAACTGCTCGAAGGTGCGACGGCATTGTTCGCCAGTGTGATGGTGTTGTGGCTGGGGGTGTGGATGCACGACCGGCGCCATGCGGCGGCCTGGCAGGACTACATCAAGAGCAGCCTGGTGGGCGGCGGTGGCCGTTTTGGTTTTGCGATCCTGGCGTTTTTCTCGGTCTACCGCGAGCTGTTCGAAGTGATCCTGTTCTATGAAACCTTGTGGTTGCAGGCCGGCCCCGCCGGACACAACGCCGTGCTGGCGGGCGGTGCGACAGCGCTGGTGCTGTTGGTCGGCCTGGCCTGGGTGATCCTGCGGGGTTCGGCGAAACTGCCGCTGGCGCTGTTCTTCAGTATCAATGCCGCGTTGCTCTGTGCGCTGTCGGTGGTGTTTGCCGGTCATGGCGTGAAGGCGTTGCAGGAAGCCGGGATCTTCGGCACCCGCCCGGTGGCGTTCTTCGATTTCGACTGGCTGGGTATTCATGCCGATGCCTACTCGCTGTCGGCCCAGATGGTAGCGATCCTGGCGATCGTGGTGTTGTATGGGCGCAGTTGGGTGGTGGAGAAGCGTCGGGTCCAGGTTTCCTGA
- a CDS encoding YcfL family protein, which translates to MRLKLIAVGALALLAGCATPPPPEPGTAASKVVAMGKTKNIVVGAMRVARENGYMTVNVQLSNTSYNNKTMYYRFAWLGPEGFPIAEEETWKTLTLYGEQTSFLPAIAPTPKAVDFRLEINTP; encoded by the coding sequence ATGCGTTTAAAACTGATCGCCGTCGGCGCCCTGGCCTTGCTGGCCGGTTGCGCCACCCCGCCGCCACCGGAGCCGGGCACCGCCGCCAGCAAGGTCGTGGCGATGGGCAAGACCAAGAACATCGTGGTCGGCGCCATGCGCGTGGCCCGGGAAAACGGCTACATGACCGTCAACGTGCAGCTGAGCAACACCAGCTACAACAACAAGACGATGTACTACCGCTTCGCCTGGCTGGGCCCCGAAGGCTTCCCGATTGCCGAGGAGGAAACCTGGAAAACCCTGACGCTGTACGGCGAACAGACCAGCTTCCTGCCCGCCATCGCGCCGACCCCCAAGGCCGTGGACTTCCGTCTGGAAATCAATACGCCTTGA
- a CDS encoding sterol desaturase family protein encodes MNFILYAVPFFFVLIAVELLADRWRGVSHYRLADAINSLSTGVLSTTTGLLTKGVGLVTYAFALKHLAVIQLPADRAWVWMFAFVLYDLCYYWLHRMGHERNILWAAHSVHHQSEDYNLSTALRQTSTGFVLSWIFYIPLAVLGVPLAVFVSVAALNLLYQFWVHTQHIPKLGWLEWCFVTPSNHRAHHAQNPLYMDRNYGGVFIIWDRLFGTFQEEDEDEPVIFGVTTPLASWNPLWANLQFYVQLWADARRAGRWQDKLRIWFMPTGWRPVDVAARYPLNKPDLGAFRKFEVPLDRRQQVYVALQFCVYIALGSYLMNLENSLPTAALILGWGAVAFGLFVLGMTLENRPWALRLELLRLASSPLLVWLAPLAGLWPNDAAISQGAWLGLLSYSLLSGIGLYCCSNRFTRLAS; translated from the coding sequence ATGAATTTCATTCTGTATGCCGTGCCGTTCTTCTTCGTGCTGATTGCCGTCGAGTTGCTGGCTGATCGTTGGCGCGGCGTGAGTCACTATCGCCTCGCTGATGCGATCAACAGCCTGAGTACCGGCGTGCTGTCGACCACTACCGGCCTGCTGACCAAGGGCGTGGGGCTGGTGACCTACGCCTTTGCGTTGAAACACCTGGCCGTCATTCAATTGCCTGCCGACCGGGCCTGGGTCTGGATGTTCGCCTTCGTGCTCTACGACCTTTGCTATTACTGGCTGCACCGCATGGGCCATGAGCGCAACATTCTCTGGGCCGCGCACTCGGTGCACCATCAGAGCGAGGACTACAACCTGTCCACTGCGTTGCGCCAGACCAGCACAGGATTTGTGTTGAGCTGGATCTTCTATATCCCCCTTGCCGTGCTGGGGGTGCCGCTGGCGGTATTCGTCAGCGTGGCGGCGCTGAATCTGCTGTACCAGTTCTGGGTCCACACCCAGCACATTCCCAAGCTCGGCTGGCTGGAGTGGTGCTTCGTCACGCCGTCCAATCATCGTGCCCACCATGCACAGAACCCTCTCTACATGGATCGCAACTACGGCGGGGTGTTCATTATTTGGGACCGTCTGTTTGGCACCTTCCAGGAAGAAGACGAAGATGAGCCTGTGATTTTCGGCGTGACCACGCCATTGGCGAGCTGGAATCCGTTGTGGGCCAACCTGCAGTTCTATGTGCAGTTATGGGCGGACGCGCGCCGGGCCGGGCGCTGGCAGGACAAGCTGCGGATCTGGTTCATGCCTACCGGTTGGCGGCCTGTGGACGTCGCTGCGAGGTACCCGCTGAACAAACCGGACCTGGGCGCGTTCCGCAAGTTCGAGGTGCCGCTGGACAGGCGCCAGCAGGTTTACGTAGCGCTGCAGTTCTGCGTTTACATTGCCTTGGGCAGTTACTTGATGAACCTGGAGAACAGCCTGCCGACCGCCGCCCTGATACTGGGGTGGGGCGCGGTGGCGTTCGGTCTGTTCGTGTTGGGGATGACCCTGGAGAATCGCCCGTGGGCGCTGAGGCTGGAGCTGTTGCGGCTGGCGTCGAGCCCGCTGCTGGTGTGGCTGGCCCCGCTGGCCGGATTGTGGCCGAACGATGCGGCGATAAGCCAGGGGGCCTGGCTCGGGTTGCTCAGCTACAGCCTGCTCAGTGGCATCGGGCTGTATTGCTGCAGCAACCGGTTCACTCGGTTGGCGTCCTAG